One segment of Streptomyces sp. TG1A-8 DNA contains the following:
- the lysA gene encoding diaminopimelate decarboxylase — MSRSAHPAGPRHADVLPEGHYAAPPADLNAVDQKVWARTVERDEDGVLTVGGIPVTRLAEEYGTPAYILDEADFRARARAWRTAFGTGADVFYAGKAFLSRAVVRWLHEEGLNLDVCSGGELATALSAGMPAERIAFHGNNKSEEEIRRAVGAGVGRIVLDSFQEIVRVAHIARSLGRRQPVQIRVTVGVEAHTHEFIATAHEDQKFGIPLAGGQAAEAVRRALQLDGLELIGIHSHIGSQIFDMSGFEVAAHRVVGLLRDIRDEHGVELPEIDLGGGLGIAYTSDDDPREPHEIAKALGEIVTRECEAAKLRTPRISVEPGRAVVGPTAFTLYEVGTVKPLEGLRTYVSVDGGMSDNIRTALYDAEYSVALASRASDAEPMLARVVGKHCESGDIVVKDAFLPADLAPGDLIAVPATGAYCRSMASNYNHVLRPPVVAVRDGGARVIVRRETEEDLLRLDVG; from the coding sequence ATGAGCCGTTCCGCGCACCCCGCCGGACCCCGTCACGCCGACGTCCTCCCCGAGGGGCACTACGCCGCTCCGCCCGCCGACCTCAACGCCGTCGACCAGAAGGTCTGGGCCCGGACCGTGGAGCGCGACGAGGACGGTGTCCTGACCGTCGGCGGGATTCCCGTGACCCGGCTCGCCGAGGAGTACGGCACCCCCGCCTACATCCTCGACGAGGCCGACTTCCGGGCCCGGGCGCGCGCCTGGCGCACCGCCTTCGGGACCGGCGCCGACGTGTTCTACGCCGGCAAGGCGTTCCTGTCCCGCGCGGTGGTGCGCTGGCTGCACGAGGAGGGGCTCAACCTGGACGTCTGCTCCGGCGGCGAGCTGGCCACCGCGCTGTCCGCGGGGATGCCCGCCGAGCGCATCGCCTTCCACGGCAACAACAAGTCCGAGGAGGAGATCCGCAGGGCCGTCGGGGCCGGTGTGGGGCGGATCGTCCTCGACTCCTTCCAGGAGATCGTGCGGGTCGCGCACATCGCGCGGTCCCTCGGCAGGCGGCAGCCGGTGCAGATCCGGGTCACCGTCGGCGTCGAGGCGCACACCCACGAGTTCATCGCCACCGCCCACGAGGACCAGAAGTTCGGCATCCCGCTGGCCGGCGGGCAGGCCGCCGAGGCCGTGCGGCGGGCGCTGCAGCTCGACGGGCTCGAACTGATCGGCATCCACAGCCACATCGGGTCGCAGATCTTCGACATGTCCGGGTTCGAGGTGGCCGCCCACCGGGTCGTCGGACTGCTCAGGGACATCCGCGACGAGCACGGCGTCGAACTGCCCGAGATCGACCTCGGCGGCGGGCTCGGCATCGCCTACACCAGCGACGACGACCCCCGGGAACCCCACGAGATCGCCAAGGCCCTCGGCGAGATCGTCACCCGCGAGTGCGAGGCCGCCAAGCTGCGCACCCCGCGGATCTCCGTCGAGCCGGGGCGCGCCGTCGTCGGGCCCACCGCCTTCACGCTGTACGAGGTCGGCACCGTCAAGCCGCTCGAGGGGCTGCGCACCTACGTCTCCGTGGACGGCGGCATGTCGGACAACATCCGCACCGCGCTGTACGACGCCGAGTACAGCGTGGCCCTGGCGTCGCGGGCCTCCGACGCCGAGCCCATGCTCGCCCGCGTCGTCGGCAAGCACTGCGAGAGCGGGGACATCGTGGTCAAGGACGCGTTCCTGCCCGCCGACCTGGCGCCGGGCGACCTGATCGCCGTACCGGCCACCGGTGCCTACTGCCGTTCCATGGCCAGCAACTACAACCACGTGCTCCGGCCGCCCGTCGTCGCGGTG
- a CDS encoding response regulator produces the protein MVPTYSRVVSGVSGRVLVVDDNKVIRQLIRVNLELEGLEVVTAADGAECLEVVHQVQPDVVTLDIVMPRLDGLRTAARLRADPRTQHLPVAIISACTQYEAETGVDAGVDAFLAKPFEPRELVRVVKDLIERGNAPGALGRGWGGEGTGGGSGGEGPGEGGTGDAGGEGDGDDGGDGGGGTPGGVAGGVPGGVPFGG, from the coding sequence CTGGTCCCCACCTACTCTCGAGTTGTGTCAGGCGTGTCTGGCCGGGTCCTCGTTGTGGACGACAACAAGGTCATCCGGCAGCTGATCAGGGTCAACCTCGAGCTTGAGGGGCTTGAGGTCGTGACCGCGGCCGATGGTGCCGAGTGTCTGGAAGTAGTGCATCAGGTGCAGCCTGACGTCGTGACGCTCGACATCGTCATGCCTCGACTGGACGGGCTGCGCACCGCCGCCCGGCTTCGAGCCGACCCCCGTACGCAACACCTGCCCGTCGCCATCATCAGCGCCTGCACCCAGTACGAAGCGGAGACCGGTGTCGACGCCGGTGTCGACGCCTTCCTGGCCAAGCCCTTCGAGCCCAGGGAGCTCGTTCGAGTCGTCAAGGACCTGATCGAGCGGGGGAACGCGCCCGGGGCCCTGGGAAGGGGCTGGGGCGGCGAGGGGACCGGGGGAGGCTCCGGGGGAGAGGGGCCGGGCGAGGGCGGTACCGGCGATGCCGGGGGCGAAGGGGACGGGGACGACGGGGGTGACGGGGGCGGTGGGACGCCCGGTGGAGTGGCCGGCGGAGTTCCCGGTGGGGTCCCTTTCGGCGGATAG
- a CDS encoding CopG family transcriptional regulator, whose amino-acid sequence MSEPTGKYSITMPRDIAEAAKARSGPSGLSAYVAAAVARQVERDNLNEVIQVAEAEHGPITEEEIQSLRDQLHQAREQQMQGGVNAA is encoded by the coding sequence ATGAGTGAGCCTACCGGCAAGTACTCGATCACCATGCCGCGCGACATCGCCGAAGCCGCCAAGGCCCGCAGCGGTCCCTCCGGGCTGTCCGCCTACGTGGCCGCGGCCGTCGCCCGCCAGGTCGAACGGGACAACCTCAATGAGGTGATTCAGGTGGCCGAGGCCGAGCATGGACCCATCACAGAAGAAGAGATCCAGTCCCTGCGGGACCAGCTCCACCAGGCACGCGAGCAGCAGATGCAAGGCGGAGTGAACGCGGCGTGA
- a CDS encoding PIN domain-containing protein translates to MTRSPAIPGGTLVLDSEGLAKAVLRDRTVTGWLALARADDLRVITSAVTLVEVVHPRINRPALEWTLSRLVVEPVTEPIARHAAALLADAGLHGHKYAIDAVLSATALTAPGPVTVLTSDPEDIAALCGGRIAVIKV, encoded by the coding sequence GTGACCCGTTCCCCCGCCATCCCCGGCGGCACCCTGGTCCTCGACAGTGAAGGGCTGGCCAAGGCTGTCCTGCGAGACCGCACAGTGACCGGCTGGCTCGCTCTGGCCCGTGCCGATGACCTGCGCGTGATCACTTCGGCAGTCACCCTCGTGGAAGTGGTCCATCCCCGGATCAACCGCCCGGCGCTGGAGTGGACCCTCTCCCGACTCGTCGTCGAACCGGTCACCGAGCCGATTGCCCGGCACGCCGCCGCGCTCCTCGCCGACGCCGGCCTGCACGGCCACAAGTACGCCATCGATGCCGTGCTCAGCGCCACCGCCCTCACCGCGCCCGGCCCCGTCACGGTCCTCACCTCCGATCCTGAGGACATCGCAGCGCTGTGCGGCGGACGCATAGCAGTGATCAAGGTCTGA
- a CDS encoding 3'-5' exonuclease, with product MWDLVQRYRAHLDREHRTTHALIADEAARAEGRRMAKVTAQARYKTEHGGLDLIHREAGSGMWLKPRYRHVVVDEAQDLSASHWRMLRAMVTPGPNDIFLVGDAHQRIYAHQVVLGRLGISTPGRASRRLTLNYRTTREILGSAHGLIVGEQFDDLDDGRDTLEGYRSVLTGLAPQYWRAPDWQTEMQAIAALLRERHDRYGTPYAAMAVGVPSRDAVTQLAVTLADERYGIRACEIGRDIPTGVDAVRIGTLHGFKGLEFQRVFLAGVSEGLVPHQRLETYRHEQAERYRQEEQRSRSLLFVAATRARDELVITWSGKASRFLPDHAVSTAGHATELPVDDGPPSGSAAA from the coding sequence GTGTGGGACCTGGTCCAGCGCTACCGGGCGCATCTGGACCGGGAGCACCGCACCACGCACGCGCTCATCGCCGACGAGGCCGCCCGTGCGGAGGGCCGGCGGATGGCCAAGGTGACCGCACAGGCCCGCTACAAGACCGAACACGGTGGCCTCGACCTGATCCACCGCGAGGCCGGGAGCGGTATGTGGCTCAAGCCCCGTTACCGGCACGTGGTCGTGGACGAGGCGCAGGACCTGTCCGCCTCCCACTGGCGCATGCTGCGCGCGATGGTGACGCCCGGCCCGAACGACATCTTCCTGGTCGGCGACGCCCACCAGCGGATCTACGCCCATCAGGTAGTGCTGGGACGGCTGGGCATCAGCACGCCAGGCCGAGCCTCACGCCGGCTGACCCTCAACTACAGGACCACGCGCGAGATCCTGGGCAGTGCGCACGGCCTCATCGTCGGCGAGCAGTTCGACGATCTCGACGACGGCCGGGACACCCTCGAAGGTTACCGGTCCGTCCTCACCGGGCTGGCACCGCAGTACTGGCGCGCCCCCGACTGGCAGACCGAGATGCAAGCGATCGCCGCGCTTCTCAGGGAACGCCACGACCGTTACGGAACCCCCTACGCGGCAATGGCGGTCGGCGTCCCGTCGCGTGACGCGGTCACGCAGTTGGCCGTCACCCTGGCCGATGAGCGGTACGGCATCCGCGCCTGCGAGATCGGCAGGGACATCCCGACAGGGGTTGACGCCGTGCGCATCGGCACGCTGCACGGCTTCAAGGGGCTGGAATTCCAACGGGTATTTCTCGCCGGGGTGAGCGAGGGCCTGGTCCCGCATCAGCGGCTCGAAACGTACCGGCATGAGCAGGCGGAACGCTACCGGCAGGAGGAACAGCGGTCCCGCTCGTTGCTCTTCGTGGCGGCCACGCGGGCCCGCGACGAACTGGTGATCACCTGGAGCGGGAAGGCCAGCCGCTTTCTCCCGGACCACGCCGTAAGCACCGCCGGTCACGCCACGGAACTGCCGGTGGACGACGGACCGCCGTCCGGATCCGCAGCGGCATAG
- a CDS encoding DUF6083 domain-containing protein, producing MGVVEEEPRRLGSGRSRCPYCGLPQDRVATLEQDWVLLEPDMRPPAHTVPAEHRWIELSDGRVTVYGVCPPDQFQRCRIEHRLACPEQSLPDLWPWLTSLRGENARQAERQNDPEPPPPPEEWPDAG from the coding sequence ATGGGGGTTGTGGAAGAGGAGCCGCGGCGGCTGGGCAGCGGGCGGTCCCGTTGTCCGTACTGCGGGCTGCCGCAGGATCGGGTGGCGACGCTCGAGCAGGACTGGGTGCTGCTGGAGCCGGACATGCGACCGCCGGCCCACACGGTGCCTGCGGAGCACCGGTGGATCGAGCTGTCCGACGGACGGGTGACGGTCTACGGAGTGTGTCCGCCGGATCAGTTCCAGCGGTGCCGTATCGAGCACCGCCTCGCCTGCCCGGAACAGTCCCTGCCGGATCTGTGGCCGTGGTTGACGAGCCTGCGAGGGGAGAACGCGCGCCAGGCGGAGCGGCAGAACGACCCGGAGCCGCCTCCGCCTCCCGAGGAATGGCCGGACGCCGGCTGA